The following proteins are co-located in the Komagataeibacter sp. FNDCF1 genome:
- the lexA gene encoding transcriptional repressor LexA → MLTKKQHELLLFIDGHLRRTGFSPSFDEMKDALGLRSKSGIHRLISALEERGFLHRRHHRARALEILRLPDIEVPPPPVQAPVPPPAMPPEIFHAAVVEVPFVGRVAAGNPIEAINTTTTRISVPADMLGKAGHYALEVMGDSMQDAGILDGDMVIIREGMQATDGQIVVALIDGEEVTLKRIRHEKDGIALIPANTHYETRVLPLSRVSVQGTLAGLIRRY, encoded by the coding sequence ATGCTCACGAAAAAACAGCATGAGCTTTTGCTGTTCATAGACGGCCATCTGCGCCGGACGGGGTTTTCCCCTTCCTTCGATGAAATGAAGGACGCGCTCGGTCTGCGCTCGAAGTCCGGTATTCACCGGCTGATCTCGGCGCTGGAGGAACGTGGGTTCCTGCATCGCCGGCACCATCGTGCGCGCGCGCTGGAGATCCTGCGCCTGCCGGATATCGAGGTGCCTCCCCCCCCCGTGCAGGCGCCCGTGCCCCCACCGGCCATGCCCCCCGAGATTTTCCACGCTGCGGTGGTGGAAGTGCCCTTCGTCGGGCGCGTGGCGGCAGGCAACCCGATCGAGGCGATCAACACCACGACCACCCGCATTTCCGTCCCGGCGGACATGTTGGGCAAGGCCGGTCACTACGCGCTGGAGGTCATGGGCGATTCGATGCAGGATGCCGGCATCCTGGATGGGGACATGGTGATCATCCGTGAGGGCATGCAGGCTACGGATGGCCAGATTGTCGTGGCCCTGATCGATGGCGAGGAAGTCACGCTCAAGCGCATCCGGCATGAAAAGGACGGGATCGCACTCATTCCCGCCAACACCCATTACGAAACCCGTGTCCTGCCCTTATCGCGCGTCAGCGTACAGGGCACGCTTGCGGGGCTTATCCGCCGTTACTGA
- a CDS encoding (2Fe-2S)-binding protein, which yields MTTFRLNGRDVTVDVPDDTPLLWVIRDEVGLTGTKFGCGIGMCGACTVHIGGRATRSCVTPVSAAEGADITTIEGIDPEGNHPVQQAWRDIQVPQCGYCQSGQIMQAVSLLKDYPSPTDEEIDAVMAGSLCRCMTYVRIREAIKKAAATARGDASNG from the coding sequence ATGACGACCTTTCGCCTCAATGGACGGGACGTAACCGTTGACGTGCCGGATGATACACCCCTGCTGTGGGTGATCCGTGACGAAGTTGGCCTGACCGGAACGAAATTCGGTTGCGGTATCGGCATGTGCGGTGCGTGCACCGTCCATATCGGTGGCCGGGCCACCCGGTCCTGCGTCACCCCCGTCAGCGCCGCCGAAGGGGCTGACATCACCACGATCGAAGGCATCGACCCCGAGGGCAACCACCCGGTCCAGCAGGCCTGGCGTGACATTCAGGTCCCGCAGTGCGGCTACTGCCAGTCCGGGCAGATCATGCAGGCGGTCAGCCTGCTCAAGGATTACCCCTCTCCCACGGATGAGGAAATCGATGCCGTCATGGCTGGCAGCCTGTGCCGGTGCATGACCTATGTTCGCATTCGTGAGGCCATCAAGAAGGCCGCGGCCACCGCACGCGGAGATGCATCAAATGGGTAG
- a CDS encoding septum formation initiator family protein, with amino-acid sequence MQLGKIMRRVLHVTIPPALFIGLTAYFGWNVMRGEHGLHSYATQLHLLDEARAAQHDATAEQEVWLRRVRGLKEGALDTDLLDERARSMQNLARQDEIVVPYGDHDHLY; translated from the coding sequence ATGCAACTGGGCAAGATCATGCGGCGTGTATTGCACGTCACCATTCCCCCTGCCCTGTTCATCGGGCTCACCGCCTATTTTGGCTGGAATGTCATGCGCGGGGAACATGGGCTGCACAGCTATGCCACCCAGTTGCACCTGCTTGATGAAGCCCGCGCCGCACAGCACGACGCGACAGCCGAACAGGAAGTCTGGCTGCGCCGGGTGCGCGGGTTGAAGGAAGGGGCGCTGGATACCGACCTGCTGGATGAGCGTGCCCGTTCCATGCAGAACCTTGCGCGTCAGGATGAGATTGTCGTGCCCTATGGCGACCATGACCATCTGTACTGA
- a CDS encoding DUF3429 domain-containing protein has protein sequence MKRLPLLAVVTAIASLLPLLGCTCAILFLTPDHTPRLLTAAVGYGAVMLSFLGAVHWGLALEQPDIIPAGGTQRLTNMRLALGGMPAIIGWVGLCAATVRELAGLLIVIAGFIAVGIGQRMAWQRGAMPRGYLTVQWFVICLAELCFLTILAACMGMRPAQ, from the coding sequence ATGAAACGCCTGCCCCTGCTTGCCGTCGTCACCGCCATCGCCAGCCTGCTGCCGCTGCTTGGCTGTACCTGCGCAATCCTGTTCCTGACGCCGGACCATACACCGCGCCTGCTTACGGCGGCGGTAGGCTATGGCGCTGTCATGCTGTCCTTTCTTGGTGCGGTGCACTGGGGGCTGGCGCTGGAGCAGCCTGACATCATCCCGGCAGGCGGCACGCAGCGCCTGACCAACATGCGGCTGGCGCTGGGGGGAATGCCCGCAATCATCGGCTGGGTCGGGCTGTGTGCTGCAACCGTACGGGAACTGGCCGGGCTGCTCATCGTGATTGCGGGCTTCATAGCTGTAGGCATCGGTCAGCGCATGGCGTGGCAACGTGGCGCCATGCCGCGCGGGTACCTGACAGTGCAGTGGTTTGTCATCTGCCTGGCGGAACTGTGCTTCCTGACCATACTTGCGGCATGCATGGGCATGCGCCCGGCACAGTAG
- the eno gene encoding phosphopyruvate hydratase — protein sequence MSAIIDIIAREILDSRGNPTIEVDVELASGAKGRAAVPSGASTGAHEAVELRDGDPGRFGGKGVLKAAGHVEHEILEALQGVESSDQVAIDEAMIDLDGTPNKSRLGANAILGVSLAVAKASAQELQVPLYRYVGGVYARTLPVPMMNIINGGQHADNPIDIQEFMIQPVGAPTVTDAIRMGSEIFAQLKKSLSGAGYNTNVGDEGGFAPALKSADEALGFMMRAIEAAGYRPGDDVTFALDCAATEFYKDGRYELKGEDRSLDAAGMIAYLADLSARYPIISIEDGLAEDDWEGWAELTANLGHKLQLVGDDLFVTNPDRLRRGIKDGVANSLLVKVNQIGTLSETLEAVQMAQHAGYTAVMSHRSGETEDSTIADLAVATNCGQIKTGSLSRSDRTAKYNQLIRIENELATAARYAGRTILKNG from the coding sequence ATGAGCGCCATTATCGATATCATCGCCCGCGAAATCCTCGACAGTCGCGGCAATCCCACCATCGAGGTGGACGTGGAACTGGCATCCGGCGCCAAGGGCCGTGCCGCCGTGCCATCGGGTGCATCCACCGGCGCGCATGAAGCGGTGGAACTGCGCGATGGTGACCCCGGGCGCTTTGGCGGCAAGGGCGTGCTCAAGGCCGCGGGCCATGTCGAGCATGAAATCCTTGAAGCCCTGCAGGGCGTGGAATCGAGCGATCAGGTCGCCATTGATGAGGCGATGATCGACCTTGATGGCACGCCCAACAAGTCCCGCCTGGGTGCAAATGCAATTCTTGGCGTATCACTCGCCGTGGCTAAGGCTTCGGCGCAGGAACTGCAGGTGCCGCTGTACCGCTATGTGGGCGGCGTGTATGCCCGCACCCTGCCCGTACCGATGATGAACATCATCAACGGCGGCCAGCATGCGGATAACCCCATCGACATACAGGAATTCATGATCCAGCCGGTTGGCGCGCCAACCGTAACCGACGCGATCCGCATGGGCTCCGAAATCTTCGCCCAGCTCAAGAAAAGCCTGTCGGGTGCCGGTTACAACACCAATGTTGGCGATGAGGGCGGGTTTGCCCCCGCACTCAAATCCGCTGACGAGGCGCTGGGCTTCATGATGCGCGCGATCGAGGCAGCAGGCTACCGGCCGGGCGACGACGTGACCTTCGCACTCGATTGCGCCGCGACCGAGTTCTACAAGGATGGCCGGTATGAGCTGAAGGGCGAGGACAGGAGCCTGGATGCTGCTGGCATGATCGCCTATCTGGCCGATCTGTCCGCCCGCTATCCCATCATTTCGATCGAGGATGGCTTGGCGGAAGATGACTGGGAAGGCTGGGCCGAACTGACTGCCAATCTGGGCCACAAGCTGCAGCTTGTGGGCGATGACCTGTTCGTGACCAATCCTGACCGCCTGCGCCGGGGCATCAAGGATGGCGTGGCCAACTCGCTGCTGGTCAAGGTCAACCAGATCGGCACGCTGAGCGAGACGCTGGAAGCCGTGCAGATGGCGCAGCACGCAGGCTATACGGCGGTGATGAGCCACCGTTCGGGCGAGACGGAGGACAGCACGATTGCCGACCTGGCGGTTGCGACCAATTGCGGGCAGATCAAGACCGGGTCGCTTTCGCGCTCGGACCGGACGGCGAAATACAACCAGCTGATCCGTATCGAGAACGAACTGGCTACTGCTGCCCGTTATGCCGGGCGTACGATCCTGAAGAACGGGTGA
- the glp gene encoding gephyrin-like molybdotransferase Glp, whose translation MLSVAEAQKRVLEGVFPLPTEVVALTDACGRVSAAPVRARLSNPPADVSSMDGYAVRAADLHARGVRLACIGHAPAGHPFAGQVGAGECVRIFTGSVMPAGTDAVLIQENASADGATISTTHTLAPGTYVRRLGQDFATGQVIIPAGCRLSAQDVGVAAAANHAWLEVARRPRVAIAATGDELLLPGSPVGPGQIANSNTPMLAALLRAAGAEPVMLPALRDDMADLATLERMVDGVDMLVTAGGASVGSHDLVRRGLEQVGMKTDFWKIAMRPGKPLMYGHLGRLPFIGLPGNPVAAFVCSIVFVLPALRRMAGIAQAIQPPVRAVLGADVPTNDQRMDHLRARLAHDAAGRLVATPFPVQDSAMLHVLAQSQALVLRAPHAPAARCGEMCDIIRIDHVPG comes from the coding sequence ATGTTGAGTGTCGCCGAAGCGCAAAAACGGGTTCTTGAAGGCGTTTTCCCCCTCCCCACCGAAGTCGTCGCCCTGACCGACGCCTGTGGCCGTGTCAGCGCCGCGCCCGTACGCGCGCGCCTGTCCAATCCCCCGGCGGATGTTTCCTCCATGGATGGGTACGCGGTGCGTGCGGCGGACCTGCACGCGCGGGGCGTACGCCTTGCCTGCATTGGTCACGCCCCGGCGGGTCATCCCTTCGCAGGCCAGGTGGGCGCGGGGGAATGCGTACGCATCTTTACCGGCAGCGTCATGCCCGCAGGTACGGATGCCGTGCTGATACAGGAAAATGCCAGCGCGGATGGCGCCACCATCAGCACCACCCACACTCTTGCCCCCGGCACCTATGTACGGAGGCTGGGACAGGATTTCGCGACGGGGCAGGTCATCATCCCGGCGGGTTGCAGGCTTTCGGCGCAGGATGTCGGTGTGGCGGCAGCGGCCAACCATGCATGGCTGGAAGTGGCCCGCCGCCCGCGCGTGGCCATTGCCGCCACGGGGGATGAACTGCTGCTGCCCGGCAGCCCGGTCGGGCCGGGACAGATTGCCAATTCCAATACGCCGATGCTGGCGGCCCTGCTGCGCGCCGCCGGGGCCGAACCGGTCATGCTGCCCGCGCTGCGTGACGACATGGCGGATCTTGCAACACTTGAACGCATGGTTGATGGCGTGGACATGCTGGTCACGGCAGGCGGTGCGAGTGTGGGCAGCCATGACCTGGTGCGGCGCGGGCTGGAGCAGGTCGGCATGAAAACCGATTTCTGGAAGATTGCCATGCGGCCGGGCAAGCCGCTCATGTACGGTCATCTGGGTCGCCTGCCGTTCATCGGCCTGCCGGGCAACCCGGTGGCGGCCTTTGTCTGTTCCATCGTGTTCGTGCTGCCCGCCCTGCGGCGGATGGCGGGCATCGCGCAGGCGATCCAGCCCCCCGTACGGGCCGTCCTGGGCGCCGATGTGCCGACCAATGACCAGCGTATGGACCATCTGCGCGCACGCCTTGCACATGACGCGGCGGGCCGACTTGTGGCCACGCCCTTTCCCGTCCAGGACTCGGCCATGCTGCATGTGCTGGCTCAAAGCCAGGCGCTGGTGCTGCGCGCGCCCCACGCCCCTGCCGCCAGATGCGGGGAAATGTGCGACATCATCCGCATCGACCATGTTCCAGGCTGA
- a CDS encoding glucose/quinate/shikimate family membrane-bound PQQ-dependent dehydrogenase, whose product MNTPLRSAPLLAAAVAVCALAGLYLLGGGLWLCAIGGSFYYVVAGVLLLVTAFLLFRRQAAALTVYAVLLLGTMAWAVHEAGLDFWALAPRGDILVPIGIVLLLPWVTRHLQPAGPGARLPLLGAIGAAVVVIGAALMGDPQDIAGNLPPVAQNAPEPGDAHQMPDDDWQAYGRTQFGDRFSPLRQINTGNVSRLKVAWTFRTGDLRGPNDPGEITDEVTPIKIRDTLYLCTPHQILIALDARTGTQRWKFDPKLAYNPTFQHLTCRGVSYHEDRVEAQADGTPAAAPAECARRIFLPTNDGQLFALDATTGARCASFGNNGVVDLRDGMPVRTLGFYEPTSPPVVTDTTVIVSGAVTDNYSTHEPSGVTRGFDVHTGALKWAFDPGNPDPNEMPSEHHTFVPNSPNSWITSSYDAKLDLIYIPMGVQTPDIWGGNRGPDAERYASSIVALNASTGKLAWSYQTVHHDLWDMDIPAQPSLVDIRSADGEVIPTLYAPAKTGNIFVLDRRNGHLVVPAPEQPVPQGAAPGDHLSPTQPFSQLTFRPSRKLTDADMWGGTMFDQLVCRIMFHQLRYEGTFTPPSLQGTLVFPGNLGMFEWGGLAIDPERQIAIANPIAIPFVSKLIPRGPNNPATPDKSLPSGSESGVQPQFGVPYGVDLHPFLSPFGLPCKQPAWGYMSGIDLRTNKIVWKHRNGTIRDSAPLPLPIKMGVPSLGGPLTTAGGVAFLTSTLDYYIRAYDVTTGRVLWQDRLPAGGQSTPMSYAVDGKRYIVTADGGHGSFGTKLGDYIVAYSLPDHD is encoded by the coding sequence ATGAATACCCCCTTACGTTCGGCTCCCCTTCTCGCTGCGGCCGTGGCCGTCTGCGCCCTGGCAGGTCTCTATCTGCTGGGGGGCGGTTTATGGCTCTGCGCCATTGGCGGCTCCTTCTATTACGTGGTGGCCGGGGTGCTGCTTCTGGTAACGGCATTCCTGCTGTTCCGGCGGCAGGCCGCGGCGCTTACGGTGTACGCGGTGCTGCTGCTGGGCACCATGGCGTGGGCCGTCCATGAAGCCGGGCTTGATTTCTGGGCGCTGGCGCCCCGGGGGGATATCCTTGTGCCCATCGGCATCGTGCTGCTGCTGCCGTGGGTGACGCGTCACCTGCAGCCAGCTGGGCCGGGCGCGCGCCTGCCCCTGCTGGGCGCGATCGGGGCGGCGGTGGTCGTGATTGGCGCCGCCCTGATGGGTGACCCGCAGGATATCGCGGGCAACCTGCCCCCCGTGGCGCAGAACGCCCCGGAACCCGGTGATGCGCACCAGATGCCCGATGACGACTGGCAGGCCTATGGCCGCACCCAGTTCGGGGACCGGTTCTCCCCGCTCAGGCAGATCAATACCGGCAATGTCAGCAGGCTGAAGGTTGCCTGGACCTTCCGCACCGGCGACCTGCGCGGCCCGAACGACCCGGGGGAGATTACCGATGAGGTCACGCCGATCAAGATCCGCGATACGCTGTACCTGTGCACCCCGCATCAGATCCTGATCGCGCTGGATGCCAGAACCGGCACGCAGCGGTGGAAGTTCGACCCCAAACTGGCCTATAACCCGACCTTCCAGCACCTGACCTGCCGTGGCGTGTCCTATCATGAGGACCGGGTCGAGGCACAGGCCGACGGCACGCCTGCCGCCGCCCCGGCGGAATGCGCGCGCCGCATCTTCCTGCCGACCAACGATGGCCAGCTTTTCGCGCTTGATGCCACGACCGGCGCCCGCTGCGCCTCCTTCGGCAACAATGGTGTCGTAGATCTGCGCGACGGCATGCCGGTCAGGACGCTCGGTTTCTATGAACCCACGTCCCCCCCGGTCGTGACCGATACCACCGTGATCGTGTCCGGCGCGGTGACCGACAACTATTCCACGCATGAACCCTCAGGTGTCACGCGCGGGTTCGACGTGCATACCGGCGCACTGAAATGGGCGTTCGACCCCGGCAATCCCGACCCGAACGAGATGCCGTCCGAACACCATACCTTCGTGCCCAACTCCCCCAATTCGTGGATCACGTCGTCCTATGATGCCAAGCTGGACCTGATTTATATCCCGATGGGCGTGCAGACGCCGGACATATGGGGTGGCAATCGCGGCCCCGATGCCGAGCGCTATGCCAGTTCCATCGTGGCGCTGAATGCCTCCACCGGCAAGCTGGCCTGGAGCTACCAGACCGTGCACCACGATTTGTGGGACATGGACATTCCCGCCCAGCCCAGCCTTGTCGATATCCGCAGCGCGGATGGTGAGGTCATTCCCACGCTGTATGCTCCGGCCAAGACCGGCAATATCTTCGTGCTTGACCGCCGTAACGGCCATCTGGTGGTGCCCGCCCCCGAGCAGCCCGTGCCGCAGGGTGCGGCCCCCGGTGATCATCTCTCGCCCACCCAGCCCTTCTCGCAGCTGACCTTCCGCCCCAGCAGAAAGCTGACGGATGCCGACATGTGGGGTGGCACTATGTTCGACCAGCTGGTCTGCCGCATCATGTTCCACCAGCTGCGCTACGAAGGCACGTTTACCCCGCCCTCGCTGCAGGGCACGCTGGTCTTCCCCGGCAATCTGGGCATGTTTGAGTGGGGCGGCCTGGCCATTGACCCCGAGCGCCAGATCGCGATTGCCAATCCCATTGCCATCCCGTTCGTGTCGAAGCTGATCCCGCGTGGCCCGAACAACCCGGCAACCCCCGACAAATCCCTGCCCTCGGGCAGCGAAAGTGGCGTGCAGCCGCAGTTCGGCGTGCCCTATGGCGTTGACCTGCATCCCTTCCTGTCGCCTTTCGGCCTGCCGTGCAAGCAGCCAGCATGGGGCTACATGTCGGGCATAGACCTGCGCACCAACAAGATCGTGTGGAAACACCGCAACGGCACGATTCGTGACAGCGCACCCCTGCCGCTGCCCATCAAGATGGGCGTGCCCAGCCTTGGCGGTCCGCTGACCACCGCCGGTGGTGTCGCGTTCCTGACTTCCACGCTGGATTACTACATCCGCGCCTATGACGTGACGACGGGACGCGTGCTGTGGCAGGACCGCCTGCCCGCCGGTGGCCAGTCCACGCCCATGAGCTATGCCGTCGATGGCAAGCGGTACATCGTGACCGCGGATGGAGGCCATGGTTCGTTTGGAACCAAGCTTGGCGATTATATCGTCGCCTATTCCCTGCCGGACCACGACTGA
- a CDS encoding molybdopterin cofactor-binding domain-containing protein, with translation MGRLDRFRLGRDGRREQPSLSRRGFLVTSLGAGVMFGFARQASANQIFPLDNAGPGDGAFEPTIWCAIAPDGIITVNIIRAEMGQHIGTALARIIADEMEADWSKVRINYVDTDPKWGLMVTGGSWSVWMTWDVFRQAGAATRTALVEEAARLLGTTPDKCTVANGIVSAGSKQISFGDIVAKGHPSHSFTPEEMAKLPLKPASERRLIGNAELKALDIPSKTNGTAIYGIDAKVEGMVYARPKMPPTRYGSKVRSVDDTDAKKIKGYVRYLLIDDPSEVVQGWVVVLAESYSAAIRATDALKVEWTPGETIHTSERDIQDRGRQLINNKDGGVYIFNDDGVDQAFSGAHTVMDQEYTCASVLHYQLEPTNALAFEKDGVYEIHAGNQWQSLILPTLAKSLQVPESKVILRSYLLGGGFGRRLNGDYMIPAALASKALGGKPVKLILTRSDDMQFDSFRSPSVQRVRMAFDGSDKITAMDYQAAAGWPTGVMAEAFMEKGVDGKPYDQFAIAGGDHWYEVGAFRVRALRNDLAEKTFRPGWLRSVSPGWTSWGVECFLDEVAHRQKKDPAQFRLDLLTAQGRNKGQAPDSVGGALRQAAVVRRLMEKVNWGKTSLPKDTAMGLATTAGQERGMPTWIGCVAQVHVDRSTGVVTCQKLTIVVDAGTVVDPDGAKAQTEGAALWGLSMVLFENTEIVNGMPVDRNLNTYTPLRIADTPDMDIEFLPSTEKPMGLGEPGTTVVGPAIGNAIFNAVGVRLRHMPVRPADVLRALQNT, from the coding sequence ATGGGTAGATTAGACCGCTTCCGCCTGGGCAGGGACGGCCGCCGTGAACAGCCTTCCCTTTCACGCCGTGGCTTCCTTGTCACATCGCTTGGCGCCGGTGTCATGTTCGGCTTCGCGCGTCAGGCTTCAGCCAACCAGATTTTCCCCCTCGATAACGCAGGTCCGGGTGATGGCGCGTTCGAGCCGACCATCTGGTGCGCCATCGCACCCGACGGGATCATCACGGTCAATATTATCCGCGCGGAAATGGGCCAGCACATCGGCACCGCCCTCGCCCGCATCATCGCGGACGAGATGGAAGCCGACTGGAGCAAGGTCCGCATCAACTATGTGGATACCGACCCCAAATGGGGCCTGATGGTGACCGGTGGCAGCTGGTCGGTATGGATGACATGGGATGTCTTCCGCCAGGCCGGTGCGGCAACCCGCACCGCGCTGGTGGAGGAAGCCGCCCGTCTGCTTGGCACCACGCCGGACAAGTGCACGGTCGCCAACGGCATTGTCAGCGCTGGCAGCAAGCAGATCAGCTTTGGCGATATCGTGGCCAAGGGGCATCCGTCCCACTCCTTCACGCCCGAGGAAATGGCCAAGCTGCCGCTCAAGCCCGCAAGCGAGCGCAGGCTGATCGGCAATGCCGAGCTCAAGGCACTGGACATTCCTTCCAAGACCAACGGCACCGCCATCTATGGTATCGACGCCAAGGTCGAGGGCATGGTCTATGCCCGCCCCAAGATGCCGCCCACGCGCTATGGCTCCAAGGTCCGCTCGGTCGATGATACCGATGCGAAGAAGATCAAGGGCTATGTCCGCTACCTGCTGATCGATGACCCGTCGGAAGTCGTGCAGGGCTGGGTCGTGGTGCTGGCCGAAAGCTACAGCGCCGCCATCCGCGCCACGGATGCGCTGAAAGTGGAATGGACGCCGGGCGAGACGATCCACACGTCCGAACGTGATATCCAGGACCGTGGCCGCCAGCTGATCAACAACAAGGATGGTGGTGTCTACATCTTCAATGATGACGGCGTGGACCAGGCCTTCTCTGGCGCGCATACGGTCATGGATCAGGAATATACCTGTGCGTCCGTGCTGCACTACCAGCTTGAGCCGACCAATGCGCTGGCCTTCGAGAAGGACGGGGTCTACGAGATCCATGCAGGCAACCAGTGGCAGAGCCTGATCCTGCCCACGCTGGCCAAGTCGCTGCAGGTGCCCGAAAGCAAGGTGATCCTGCGCAGCTACCTGCTGGGTGGCGGGTTTGGCCGTCGCCTGAACGGTGACTACATGATTCCCGCCGCCCTTGCGTCAAAGGCGCTGGGGGGCAAGCCGGTCAAGCTGATCCTGACCCGCTCGGATGACATGCAGTTCGATTCCTTCCGTTCGCCTTCGGTCCAGCGTGTCCGCATGGCGTTTGATGGCAGCGACAAGATCACGGCCATGGATTACCAGGCCGCTGCGGGCTGGCCCACGGGTGTGATGGCCGAAGCGTTCATGGAAAAGGGCGTTGATGGCAAGCCGTATGACCAGTTTGCCATCGCCGGTGGCGACCACTGGTACGAAGTGGGTGCCTTCCGTGTCCGTGCGCTGCGTAACGACCTGGCGGAAAAGACCTTCCGCCCCGGCTGGCTGCGTTCGGTCAGCCCCGGCTGGACCAGCTGGGGGGTCGAGTGCTTCCTTGATGAGGTCGCGCACCGCCAGAAGAAAGACCCTGCCCAGTTCCGTCTTGACCTGCTGACCGCGCAGGGTCGCAACAAGGGTCAGGCACCGGATTCTGTGGGTGGCGCGCTGCGTCAGGCTGCTGTCGTGCGCCGGCTTATGGAAAAGGTGAACTGGGGCAAGACCAGTCTGCCCAAGGATACCGCGATGGGTCTCGCCACCACGGCGGGACAGGAACGCGGCATGCCGACATGGATCGGTTGCGTGGCGCAGGTGCATGTTGACCGCAGCACCGGTGTCGTGACCTGCCAGAAGCTGACCATCGTGGTGGATGCGGGCACCGTGGTTGACCCCGATGGTGCGAAGGCCCAGACCGAGGGCGCCGCGCTGTGGGGCCTGAGCATGGTGCTGTTCGAGAATACGGAAATTGTCAACGGTATGCCGGTTGACCGCAACCTGAACACCTACACCCCGCTGCGTATTGCCGATACGCCGGACATGGATATCGAATTCCTGCCCAGCACGGAAAAACCGATGGGTCTGGGTGAGCCGGGCACGACGGTGGTGGGGCCAGCCATTGGCAATGCCATCTTCAACGCCGTGGGTGTGCGCCTGCGCCATATGCCGGTGCGCCCGGCGGATGTACTGCGCGCCCTGCAGAACACCTGA
- a CDS encoding cytochrome c: protein MIKRIAAAIVGIGVAGGVGFLAYAWYPAIAPVAPPPPSSFTAAQIEHGRVLAAGGYCAECHTRTDGGVHGVELAGDYKMDTPFGAIFSSNITPDPETGIGRWSEAAFHRAMRKGISRDGTQLFPAFPFDHFTHMTDQDIADVYAFLMTRQPVHSVKRDNTVGFPFNIRLEQAGWKLLFLHEGPLKNDPSQDAQWNRGAYLAEGLSHCSACHTPRNLMGAEKSSAPYDGAPVDNWIAPPLNEHNPTPVVWTEDEYFKYLRFGSAPLHGSAAGPMSPVVHGGLSELPESDVHAIAHYLAQIDHSATRVSQDPKAIQWAMKASMRDLVGPQVNPNAKLYAGACAACHANAGPQPVEGRPDLALNNALWLDEPTNLFQVILRGIGTTEGISTVSMPSFYHSFSDADLARLATYLRATRTTLPPWTDLEKKAAEVRKTLPAPPVASSH from the coding sequence GTGATTAAACGTATTGCAGCAGCGATTGTGGGGATCGGTGTCGCCGGTGGCGTCGGGTTCCTGGCTTATGCGTGGTATCCGGCGATTGCGCCGGTTGCACCGCCTCCTCCTTCCTCCTTCACGGCGGCCCAGATCGAACACGGGCGCGTGCTGGCCGCTGGCGGCTACTGTGCCGAATGCCATACCCGCACCGATGGCGGCGTGCATGGCGTGGAACTGGCGGGCGATTACAAGATGGACACGCCCTTTGGTGCCATCTTCTCCTCCAACATCACGCCCGATCCGGAAACGGGGATCGGCCGGTGGTCGGAAGCCGCTTTCCATCGCGCCATGCGCAAGGGCATTTCCCGCGATGGCACGCAGCTTTTCCCCGCCTTCCCGTTTGACCACTTCACGCACATGACGGATCAGGACATCGCGGATGTCTATGCCTTCCTCATGACGCGTCAGCCGGTGCATTCGGTCAAGCGCGACAATACGGTGGGTTTCCCCTTCAACATCCGCCTCGAGCAGGCGGGCTGGAAGCTTCTGTTCCTGCATGAAGGCCCGCTCAAGAACGATCCTTCGCAGGATGCGCAGTGGAACCGTGGCGCGTACCTGGCCGAAGGGCTGAGCCACTGCTCGGCGTGTCATACGCCGCGTAACCTCATGGGTGCGGAAAAGAGCAGCGCGCCGTACGATGGCGCTCCGGTGGACAACTGGATTGCCCCGCCGCTCAACGAGCATAACCCGACCCCCGTCGTCTGGACCGAGGACGAGTATTTCAAATACCTGCGCTTCGGCTCGGCACCCCTGCATGGCAGTGCGGCCGGTCCCATGTCCCCCGTCGTGCACGGTGGCCTGAGCGAACTGCCCGAATCCGACGTGCATGCCATCGCGCATTACCTGGCCCAGATCGACCACTCCGCCACCCGCGTGAGCCAGGACCCCAAGGCCATCCAATGGGCCATGAAGGCGTCCATGAGGGATCTGGTCGGCCCGCAGGTGAACCCGAACGCGAAGCTGTATGCCGGTGCCTGCGCCGCATGCCACGCCAATGCCGGGCCGCAGCCGGTTGAAGGCCGCCCCGACCTGGCGCTGAACAACGCGCTGTGGCTGGACGAGCCGACCAACCTGTTCCAGGTCATCCTGCGCGGGATTGGCACGACGGAAGGAATTTCCACCGTATCCATGCCCAGTTTCTACCATTCCTTCTCCGATGCGGATCTGGCCCGTCTGGCGACCTACTTGCGCGCAACGCGCACGACCCTGCCGCCATGGACCGATCTGGAAAAGAAGGCGGCCGAGGTGCGCAAGACCCTGCCTGCCCCCCCTGTCGCGTCGTCCCATTGA
- the rpmG gene encoding 50S ribosomal protein L33, whose protein sequence is MAKSNTIQIKLVSTADTGYFYVTKKNARAQTGKMELRKYDPVARKHVAFREAKIK, encoded by the coding sequence ATGGCCAAGAGCAACACCATTCAGATCAAACTCGTCTCCACGGCGGACACCGGCTACTTCTACGTGACCAAGAAGAATGCCCGCGCCCAGACCGGCAAGATGGAACTGCGGAAATACGACCCCGTCGCACGCAAGCACGTGGCCTTCCGCGAAGCGAAGATCAAATAA